The Neurospora crassa OR74A linkage group I, whole genome shotgun sequence genome segment CCTGAGACAAACTTTGTGACCGAGAGCCCTTGACACATTATCCATCCTCAAAGCACGCTACATACTGTCCTTTCTTTGATAAACCGTTTAGGAAGCCATGTAGGTGGAGGCATCGATACCTTCCTTGGGGAACTCACTGTAGCGGGGTTAGTATATGTTTGGTGGACGAAAAAGGTGTGGCGAACTTACGGAAGAGCAACCTCGAAGCGCTTCTCAATAGCCTTGAGGACCTCCTTGTCCTGGTCAGTGGTAACGAAGGAGATGGCAAGACCCTTGGTACCGAAACGACCAGCACGACCGACACGATGGAGGTAAGAGTCGGCATCGGCGGGGAGATCGTAGTTGATGGCGAGGTTGATGCGTTCGATATCGATACCACGACCAAAGACGTCAGTGGCGACGCAGATACGCTTGTTGAATTCCTTGAATTCCTTGTAACGACGGATACTACAAGGAGAGTCAGTAGGCGCCCACACAATGATGTCGGGACAGGTGTACGTACCGCTCCTCCTGGCTCACACCGGAGTGGACAGCGATCGAAGGGAAGTTACACTCGCGCAAAAGCTTGTCCAGCTCGGTAGCACGGAGAGTGCTCttgacgaagatgatgaccTGGTTGAACTGCAGCTCGTCGAGAAGCTCGTTGAGCTTGCGGTTCTTCTCGCGCTCCTCAAGAGGAATGTAGTATTGCTGAAGACCGTGAAGGGTCAATTTGGTGTCTTCGTCAACGTAGTGCTCGGTAGGGTTCTGCATGAACTTGCGGCAGATAGGCTTGATCTCGTCCGACAGGGTAGCGGAGAACATCATGACCTGCTTCTGCTGGGGAGTGGCGCGGAAAATCTCCTGAACGTCGCGGCGCATGTCTATTTGGGGGTTAGTGACCATCGGTCGGCTGTTGACTACAACGGGAACTTACCGATCTGGTCGAGCATCTTGTCGCACTCATCGAGAACGAACATGCGGACGCTTCCGAGACGGAGGTGCTTGTCGCGCACCAGGGCGTTGAGACGACCGGGAGTACCGACGATGATGTGGGGATGGGTCTCCTTGTTCTTGAGAACCTCGGCATCCTTCTGGATGGGAGTACCACCGTAGAAGACGCCGGTCTTGATGTCGGGCATGTACTTGCTGAAGCGGTTGTACTCGTTGCGGATCTGGAAAGCGAGCTCACGAGTGTGGCACATGACGAGGACAGAGCACTCGCCGGCGACGGGCTCAACTTGCTGAAGAGTGGTAAGGACGAAGACAGCCGTCTTACCGAGACCGGACTTGGCTTGGCAGATGATATCACCACCAAGCATGGCCTGGGGGATACATGTCTGCTGAACTGTATTCGAGGACCGGATTAGAATCGAGTTACGCAAGCTTTGAATTGGGTACGAAGAAGGACAGGGTGGTATCGAGAGCGAAGGGCCCGTCCATCGTCGCAGCAGCAAAAAgacttttttttcgtttaTCCGTTCCTCCCGTCGTAGGTGCGTGGTGCCGACATCATATTTGTTCCAAGCATGGATCGAGTGAAGAGACGCGTCTCGTGATGGTGTCACGCGCATTGTAACGGTTCCATGACATCACCAGTCATCAACGACTTAGTATAAAGCGGTCGACGACTCTTTCGAGACCGCAGGGGACAAAGTCTCCCTTGACCGGGGATCCCCCATTGAAGGGCCCAAGGGTGCTTAGCCCGAGGGTGAGCCTTTTGGGGTGATCGCTCTCCGCTCGCCATTGTGCCATTTCCACCTCGGCACCGTGATCGTAGTCGCGTGTACCGGGGTGCCAAGTTCCAGCAGCGCTCGAAGGCGCGAACAGCCTACGCTCGTTTCCGAGACGCAAAGCGTGAACAAAATGATGATGtaggtcgtggtggtggacgcTAACCGCCAAAGCACCACGTTTCCTCCCCGAGGCGTAATGACGGCAGCGCGCGTTTCGGTGCTCCTCTTCCGACGTGCCAAGTGCCCATGATGACGCAGTATAGTCTTTTGTATTTGCTTGCGATGATGGACGGAACCCGATGTTTGAGGCAGGAGGTGTAACGATAAGCTGGGGGTAAAATTTGTCAGGACTAACCCTCCGAGGGATGCTCGAAGCCGCAATCGGCAATGGCGCGAAGAAGTTCGGGCTTCAGCAGAAAGTCGCGGAAGCCAGTCGAGTGGATGCCGACATAGGAGCCCTTCTTGGTGTCGACAGTCTGGCCGGCGGGGACAGcctcggccttcttgccGTTGGTGGGAGCGGCGGAGTCGTTGTTGAGCTCGTCGTCAGAGTAGTCGATGAGATCTTCCTCGGCGGACATGTTGGCggttgtggtgttggtggtggtagtggtgggtGAGTGGTTGTGATTAATTAGTGAGAGAGCGTGTCAAGGCTGGAATGTGCGGCTGACGACGACTACGACGAAGGCGACAACAGAAAGCTGGGGAAGAGAAATCCGgtcaagagaaagaaagtgGAAGATTGCTGGAGTCGAATGAGGTTGCGCAGACCAGTCGAGGCAGAAGGCTACGTGATGCTGCGGAGAAGAAGTGGAGAGGAAAAGAGGCGACGCGCTGATGGAAGTTGGAAGATGTTGAAAAGTCGGAGGGTGCGACGGATCAACGAAAGGTTCCAAAATAAGCAGCAGGTTCAGGTTCCCGTCGCTGCTCCAGTCACGCACACGCACCCGGGGGGGGCGCTGCACCaccggccaccaccaccccgtCGTGACTGTTGGCGTGACCTGGACGAGGCGCAGGCGTGGCCGCCCGCCTGTTGCAGTCCAAAGGCCCAAGGTTTGAGGAGAACGCCAGCTGGCAGTCCGCCTTGTTTCATGAGGCAACTGTGGCTGAGCACCCATGTTGGCATCATACCAGCTGCCCCTGCTCTGGCGGCTCCCGGTCCATGAGTGACGCACTGACCCTTCCGAACACCTTCAGTCACTCCCTTGCAGCGCCGCCCTCATCCACAGTGAATGCCAACTGCATGCCAGTCTTGGCACCAATTGCAAACGACAAAGAACAAACGCTCTTCCACAAACCGTGGATGGACAAAAGCAGCACTCAATAATATCAGCcaaaaaaataataccccAACACAAGAACAATAGAAAACGAGACACAAGACTAGCAAAAATGGCCAAAGGCGGCGGTAAAAACAACGGCGGGGTCCAAAACAGGGCAATCTACTCCCGcgtctccttcctccagCAAGCCGCCGTTTTTCTATCCCGGCAGTCTCAGTCacaacaccagcaacaacaacaacaacaacaacaccaatcACTCCCGTCTTCCACATCCTCAGCCTTGGCTCCCCTtgttccaccaccaacgtcACTAGAAGGCATGTCCCGTCGTCTAGCCACCGACCTCCGCTCCGTGTCCCTCAAGACCCGGATCCGTCTCAGTCCTGCCGTCAAGCGGACCATCTGCAAGTACTGCGACTCGGTTCTTATTGACGGGTCAACATGCACAACGGTCATTGAGAACAGGAGCAAGGGCGGGCGCAAGCCGTGGGCGGATGTCTTGGTAAGGAGGTGTCATGCGtgcaagaaggagaggaggtatCCAATTGaggcgaagaggacgaagcGGAAGACGGAACGCGGGATAACGGGAGAAGACGCGGCTGGTGGGGATGCCATGGAA includes the following:
- a CDS encoding ATP-dependent RNA helicase translates to MSAEEDLIDYSDDELNNDSAAPTNGKKAEAVPAGQTVDTKKGSYVGIHSTGFRDFLLKPELLRAIADCGFEHPSEVQQTCIPQAMLGGDIICQAKSGLGKTAVFVLTTLQQVEPVAGECSVLVMCHTRELAFQIRNEYNRFSKYMPDIKTGVFYGGTPIQKDAEVLKNKETHPHIIVGTPGRLNALVRDKHLRLGSVRMFVLDECDKMLDQIDMRRDVQEIFRATPQQKQVMMFSATLSDEIKPICRKFMQNPTEHYVDEDTKLTLHGLQQYYIPLEEREKNRKLNELLDELQFNQVIIFVKSTLRATELDKLLRECNFPSIAVHSGVSQEERIRRYKEFKEFNKRICVATDVFGRGIDIERINLAINYDLPADADSYLHRVGRAGRFGTKGLAISFVTTDQDKEVLKAIEKRFEVALPEFPKEGIDASTYMAS
- a CDS encoding Rpr2 domain-containing protein produces the protein MAKGGGKNNGGVQNRAIYSRVSFLQQAAVFLSRQSQSQHQQQQQQQQHQSLPSSTSSALAPLVPPPTSLEGMSRRLATDLRSVSLKTRIRLSPAVKRTICKYCDSVLIDGSTCTTVIENRSKGGRKPWADVLVRRCHACKKERRYPIEAKRTKRKTERGITGEDAAGGDAMEVDGPPVAGKGKGQKQQGHKQKQKQPQGQTEVEHDKHHARVGQPDVWEKRRRGCMSLFIEHAEARRIVEEPSQGEDLGYVDSGQVRGHGLSEKVWW